One window of Drosophila busckii strain San Diego stock center, stock number 13000-0081.31 chromosome 3L, ASM1175060v1, whole genome shotgun sequence genomic DNA carries:
- the LOC108600390 gene encoding esterase-5B, giving the protein MNYKICLITVFLQWTVATTSNDPLLVQLPFGTLRGRDDGAYYSYEGIPYAEPPLGKLRFEPPQTYRQKWCGVLDASPQPKLCMQWDQLTNGTDKLVGVEDCLTLSIFKPKSSKRRSFAVLVHIHGGAFMFGGSNKAPRPSFMENGSFILVSIRYRLGPLGFLSSEDASLSGNMGLKDQRMALKWIKQHIVHFGGEPEHIVWMGFSAGGASVHLQLLQADAQRLAKVAFSMSGNALDPWVMQQSARFKAFELARIVGCGKLGSSAQLKRCLQQQPAEKIVRAVAQLQVFDYVPFNVFGVVVESKQAPAAFLTQHPRDIMNRTCAIKLPWLVSYANEDGAYNAAALMQRDANGVELIEQLNNRWFELAPHLLFYRQPGLSVKQMDAKSLQLRDQYMGQQNFSRQSYLDMQRMFTDVLFKRSIEQVTKLHRKHCKSPLYIYNYNIPTDLGAGVILSKRTDIAFGASHAADYLLTVDASARPLRAAEIIVSRKLKTMLEQFVYSKQSSLSYANCALPNNVGRQLFQLVSIRNSSCSIQQVKQLP; this is encoded by the exons ATGAATTacaaaatatgcttaataaCTGTATTTTTACAATGGACAGTAGCTACAACTAGTAATGATCCGCTGTTGGTGCAGCTGCCTTTTGGCACATTACGTGGACGTGACGATGGTGCCTACTATAGCTACGAGGGCATACCCTACGCCGAGCCGCCGCTGGGCAAGCTGCGCTTCGAGCCACCGCAGACTTACAGGCAAAAGTGGTGTGGTGTGCTGGACGCCAGTCCGCAGCCAAAGCTGTGCATGCAATGGGATCAATTGACGAATGGCACCGATAAGCTAGTGGGTGTAGAGGATTGCCTTACGCTGAGCATCTTCAAGCCAAAGAGTAGCAAGCGTCGCAGCTTTGCTGTGCTGGTGCACATACACGGTGGTGCGTTTATGTTTGGCGGCTCGAACAAAGCGCCTAGGCCAAGCTTTATGGAAAACGGCAGCTTCATATTGGTGAGCATTAGATACCGCTTGGGTCCGCTGGGCTTCCTGAGCAGCGAGGATGCCAGTCTGTCCGGCAATATGGGCTTGAAGGATCAGCGCATGGCACTCAAGTGGATCAAGCAGCACATTGTACACTTTGGTGGCGAGCCGGAGCACATTGTGTGGATGGGCTTCTCAGCTGGCGGTGCTTCAGTGCatctgcagctgttgcaggcGGATGCTCAGCGCTTAGCCAAGGTAGCCTTCTCCATGAGTGGCAATGCGCTGGATCCTTGGGTCATGCAGCAGTCGGCGCGCTTCAAAGCCTTTGAGCTGGCGCGCATTGTAGGCTGTGGCAAGCTCGGCAGTTCCGCGCAGCTCAAGCGCTgcctgcaacagcagccggcAGAGAAAATAGTACGTGCCGTAGCGCAGCTGCAAGTCTTTGACTACGTGCCCTTCAATGTGTTCGGTGTGGTGGTGGAAAGCAAGCAGGCACCAGCTGCTTTTCTCACGCAGCATCCACGGGATATCATGAACCGCACCTGTGCCATCAAGTTACCTTGGCTGGTTAGCTATGCAAACGAGGATGGCGCCTATAACGCAGCTGCTCTCATGCAGCGAGACGCCAACGGCGTGGAGCTAATCGAGCAGCTCAACAATCGCTGGTTCGAGCTAGCTCCTCACTTGCTCTTCTATCGCCAGCCTGGGCTAAGTGTAAAACAAATGGATGCCAAGTCGCTGCAGCTTAGAGATCAATATATGGGACAGCAGAACTTTAGCCGGCAGAGCTATTTGGATATGCAGCGCATGTTCACCGATGTGCTCTTCAAGCGCAGCATCGAACAGGTGACCAAGCTGCATCGCAAGCACTGCAAGAGTCCGCTATACATCTACAACTACAACATTCCCACTGATCTGGGTGCCGGAGTAATACTATCCAAGCGCACAGACATTGCTTTTG gcGCTTCCCATGCCGctgattatttattaactgttGATGCATCTGCACGTCCGTTACGCGCGGCGGAGATAATTGTTAGtcgcaaattaaaaactatgctcgagcaatttgtttatagcaaacaGAGTTCGTTGTCATATGCTAATTGTGCGCTCCCAAACAATGTTGGTCGCCAGCTATTCCAACTGGTTTCCATTAGGAATTCCAGTTGCTCTATCCAGCAAGTAAAGCAGCTACCCTAA
- the LOC108600391 gene encoding transmembrane protein 184B isoform X1 — protein MSTTPSSLIEAAKTAGSLAATAAAAVIQNGTSLKAGTNYVVKMNPSTVNAEPLDPLLHVGDGIFLQTKTAQVLAGVFVLASLFVTCQQIYQHLRWYTNPQEQRWIVRILFIVPIYATYSWISLLFFNSDNVYIYFFTVRDCYEALVIYNFLSLCYEYLGGEGNIMSEIRGKPIKTSCLYGTCCLKGKTYTIGFLRFCKQATLQFCLVKPLVAFIIIFLQAFGHYHDGDWSADGGYIYITIIYNISVSLALYGLYLFYFATRDLLTPFEPVLKFCTIKSVIFLSFWQGVSLAILEKAQVISPIVDSAGTVTSAGTVSAGYQNFFICIEMLFAAIALRYAFPYQVYARSCIAEGHGRSVTMQSISSSLKETMNPKDIMTDAIHNFHPQYQQYTQYSSGGKNSRGIRVSSYDPDDPNNAGGGATQAANVGSTTASSGGYNAVATGSGGGGGSNNSSSCMASKTLGNQRKFLPGGQRVATISQNYNEKTMLLSSDDEYQ, from the exons ATGAGCACAACGCCGTCCAGTCTCATTGAGGCGGCTAAAACAGCAGGCAGCCTTGCTGCtaccgctgctgcagcggttATTCAAAACGGCACATCCTTGAAAGCCGGCACCAACTACGTCGTGAAAATGAATCCATCGACGGTCAACGCGGAACCCCTTGATCCGCTGCTGCATGTGGGCGACGGCATATTCCTGCAAACAAAAACCGCACAGGTGTTGGCTGGTGTGTTTGTCTTGGCCTCGCTTTTTGTCACATGTCAACAg ATCTATCAGCATTTGCGCTGGTATACCAATCCTCAGGAGCAGCGTTGGATAGTTCGTATTCTGTTTATAGTGCCCATCTATGCCACCTACTCGTGGATAAGTCTGTTATTCTTCAACTCGGATAATGTTTACATTTACTTCTTCACGGTGCGAGACTGCTATGAAG CTCTTGTCATTTACAACTTTCTGTCGCTCTGCTATGAGTATCTTGGCGGTGAGGGCAACATTATGTCTGAGATACGTGGCAAGCCCATCAAGACCTCTTGCTTGTACGGCACCTGCTGTCTCAAGGGCAAGACCTACACCATTGGCTTTTTGCGCTTCTGCAAACAGGCAACGCTGCAATTCTGTTTGGTCAAACCGCTGGTGGCCTTCATCATTATCTTCCTACAGGCATTCGGACACTATCACGATGGCGATTGGAG CGCCGATGGCGGCTACATCTATATAACCATCATCTACAACATCTCTGTCTCCCTGGCTCTGTACGGTCTCTATTTGTTCTACTTTGCCACGCGCGATTTGCTGACACCCTTTGAGCCTGTGCTCAAGTTCTGCACCATCAAGTCGGTTATATTCCTGTCATTCTGGCAAGGCGTTAGTCTTGCCATACTCGAGAAGGCTCAGGTCATTTCACCCATTGTCGACAGTGCTGGCACTGTCACCTCAGCGGGTACTGTCTCTGCTGGCTATCAGAACTTCTTCATTTGCATTGAAATGCTGTTCGCAGCCATTGCTCTGCGCTACGCTTTTCCTTATCAG GTCTATGCACGCAGCTGTATTGCCGAGGGTCACGGACGCTCTGTAACAATGCAGTCCATCTCCAGCAGCCTTAAG GAAACAATGAATCCCAAGGATATTATGACAGATGCTATACATAATTTCCACCCACAGTATCAGCAATACACGCAATACAGTTCAG GTGGCAAGAACTCACGCGGCATACGTGTCTCCAGCTACGATCCGGATGATCCAAACAACGCTGGCGGCGGTGCTACTCAGGCTGCCAACGTGGGCAGCACAACAGCCAGCAGCGGCGGCTACAATGCAGTTGCcactggcagcggcggcggcggcggcagcaacaacagcagcagctgcatggccTCCAAGACGCTCGGCAACCAGCGCAAGTTCTTGCCGGGAGGACAGCGTGTGGCCACCATTAGTCAGAACTACAATGAGAAGACCATGCTGCTGAGCAGCGACGATGAGTACCAGTAG
- the LOC108600391 gene encoding transmembrane protein 184B isoform X2 produces MSTTPSSLIEAAKTAGSLAATAAAAVIQNGTSLKAGTNYVVKMNPSTVNAEPLDPLLHVGDGIFLQTKTAQVLAGVFVLASLFVTCQQIYQHLRWYTNPQEQRWIVRILFIVPIYATYSWISLLFFNSDNVYIYFFTVRDCYEALVIYNFLSLCYEYLGGEGNIMSEIRGKPIKTSCLYGTCCLKGKTYTIGFLRFCKQATLQFCLVKPLVAFIIIFLQAFGHYHDGDWSADGGYIYITIIYNISVSLALYGLYLFYFATRDLLTPFEPVLKFCTIKSVIFLSFWQGVSLAILEKAQVISPIVDSAGTVTSAGTVSAGYQNFFICIEMLFAAIALRYAFPYQVYARSCIAEGHGRSVTMQSISSSLKETMNPKDIMTDAIHNFHPQYQQYTQYSSDVTSTQRYEKL; encoded by the exons ATGAGCACAACGCCGTCCAGTCTCATTGAGGCGGCTAAAACAGCAGGCAGCCTTGCTGCtaccgctgctgcagcggttATTCAAAACGGCACATCCTTGAAAGCCGGCACCAACTACGTCGTGAAAATGAATCCATCGACGGTCAACGCGGAACCCCTTGATCCGCTGCTGCATGTGGGCGACGGCATATTCCTGCAAACAAAAACCGCACAGGTGTTGGCTGGTGTGTTTGTCTTGGCCTCGCTTTTTGTCACATGTCAACAg ATCTATCAGCATTTGCGCTGGTATACCAATCCTCAGGAGCAGCGTTGGATAGTTCGTATTCTGTTTATAGTGCCCATCTATGCCACCTACTCGTGGATAAGTCTGTTATTCTTCAACTCGGATAATGTTTACATTTACTTCTTCACGGTGCGAGACTGCTATGAAG CTCTTGTCATTTACAACTTTCTGTCGCTCTGCTATGAGTATCTTGGCGGTGAGGGCAACATTATGTCTGAGATACGTGGCAAGCCCATCAAGACCTCTTGCTTGTACGGCACCTGCTGTCTCAAGGGCAAGACCTACACCATTGGCTTTTTGCGCTTCTGCAAACAGGCAACGCTGCAATTCTGTTTGGTCAAACCGCTGGTGGCCTTCATCATTATCTTCCTACAGGCATTCGGACACTATCACGATGGCGATTGGAG CGCCGATGGCGGCTACATCTATATAACCATCATCTACAACATCTCTGTCTCCCTGGCTCTGTACGGTCTCTATTTGTTCTACTTTGCCACGCGCGATTTGCTGACACCCTTTGAGCCTGTGCTCAAGTTCTGCACCATCAAGTCGGTTATATTCCTGTCATTCTGGCAAGGCGTTAGTCTTGCCATACTCGAGAAGGCTCAGGTCATTTCACCCATTGTCGACAGTGCTGGCACTGTCACCTCAGCGGGTACTGTCTCTGCTGGCTATCAGAACTTCTTCATTTGCATTGAAATGCTGTTCGCAGCCATTGCTCTGCGCTACGCTTTTCCTTATCAG GTCTATGCACGCAGCTGTATTGCCGAGGGTCACGGACGCTCTGTAACAATGCAGTCCATCTCCAGCAGCCTTAAG GAAACAATGAATCCCAAGGATATTATGACAGATGCTATACATAATTTCCACCCACAGTATCAGCAATACACGCAATACAGTTCAG ACGTAACCTCAACTCAGCGTTATGAAAAGCTCtaa
- the LOC108600392 gene encoding peroxisome biogenesis factor 10 encodes MDFRKARARQPEIVRSVQKDARYTTELGEDLSDILRLTGPRNWIKYNQLCQLIAQLSYHGFASINNLQTLGEEYTGIIQVDGNFKQIPSRLLQLIAIILEFGGDALFLRVLQKLQKHVAEHDEIVPEAKQKLQKFIQSLRQSPSYIKALHKSLFYLNSSKYQLSKRTTSINYVLIRHWLQPEFSLYGYKILGVITFLQVTVSLAIGGWETWKEHKRQQLEALKQAGKSFLQRSESQQRAVVDAPQCILCLEPRQHCSLTPCGHLFCWNCILEWLEERDECPLCRESLKKSQVIQLRNYV; translated from the exons ATGGACTTTCGCAAGGCGCGCGCCCGCCAACCTGAAATTGTACGTTCCGTGCAAAAAGATGCACGCTATACCACGGAATTGGGTGAGGACCTGTCAGATATATTACGATTGACAGGGCCACGAAATTGGATCAAATACAACCAACTGTGTCAGCTGATAGCACAGCTAAGTTATCATGGTTTTGCCTCCATAAACAATCTGCAAACGCTGGGCGAGGAGTACACGGGCATTATACAAGTAGATGGCAACTTCAAGCAAATACCCAGTCGCCTG ttgcaattgatAGCGATTATTCTAGAGTTTGGTGGAGACGCTTTGTTTTTGCGTGTACTGCAAAAATTACAGAAGCATGTAGCGGAACATGATGAGATTGTACCTGAGgccaagcaaaagttgcaaaaattcATACAGAGCCTGCGTCAATCTCCAAGCTACATCAAGGCGCTGCACAAATCGCTCTTCTACTTGAACTCCAGCAAATATCAGCTGTCCAAGCGCACCACGAGCATCAACTATGTGCTCATACGTCACTGGCTGCAGCCAGAATTTTCGCTCTATGGATACAAGATTCTTGGCGTCATTACATTCCTGCAGGTTACAGTATCGTTAGCCATAGGCGGCTGGGAGACATGGAAGGAgcacaagcggcagcagctggaaGCCCTGAAGCAAGCGGGTAAAAGTTTTCTTCAACGCTCAGAGAGTCAACAGCGAGCAGTAGTGGATGCCCCACAATGCATACTCTGCTTGGAGCCGCGACAGCATTGCAGTCTGACACCTTGTGGCCATCTCTTTTGCTGGAACTGCATACTTGAATGGCTGGAGGAACGTGATGAGTGCCCATTGTGTCGGGAGTCACTAAAGAAGTCGCAGGTCATCCAGCTACGCAACTATGTATAA
- the LOC108600959 gene encoding dual specificity protein kinase splA, translating into MSVIIRLQNLPWTANARDIRNFFTGLAIPEGGVHIIGGEMGDAFIAFSTDEDARVAMLKDREKLMEVQVRLLLSSRAEMQKVIETARHVSVPKPVAVPAPAQVPLPVPMPSVVMPSAPQAPIISGLNSFLGAQLQPPQAMPISLPGATAVPSFLAYQQQAGISLSDAAHKSHDRRSPKARQRHSRSRSRSSSSSSDDSDRERSRGRKRRPDLRVDSSERDSKLVAKAAANIMPWANSAAINLPGLAAVLPSVLPPVLQSYSTTNNNNTSTTNNYNLNVSAAAAPQPIIPALSSPTVAAAGATSQEPIAFASVNPYAQMYPQLFQQQQHLLLQQQVPKTAANSSPISSGNNNAPLGSSAGSIPVAETCYIKITGMCPSTSYSDLRKYFAGLYIPHNGIKIMSGSNGSRSGVAYVEFSRVASAQKAVARNNTMIRDRLVQIEPVDDEEFERAEERSQRGGNSSSNSNHNAARMEEPELVASHAMHTNVLYVEDLPQLTTEQDIMKMFSASYTVLDILLSPSPNNRREFVAFVLFARDTEARAALEDAGKHYIGFRKLRVRASSQGEMLSAKEKQRRASEQLQKEEQLQREDAEREQQQQQQKQLLQQQIAQQLQQQLQQQQLLKQQELLALAQELDPRRQMQQQQQQQQQQQQQQQQQQQQQQQQHQLANNGNNINNVYPFGIPPVHNGNMPFAFQQQQLNNVNNNSPSNNNNNMPFDMPPRRQENVFVRVHNLEYATRINDLGELFTSENLRIEHIEMLYNERNQSAGEFIVEFSDPMDVQLAIREFHNRRFRGRGLRIQSVTPQEIADRMNKPFMDYIPGGNGRRSEDKPAPAMQQQQQPMPPQPTQQASRRRGPSRFDSSSNQTKQPAPSIDSDDSSSSKQHFNPFARPAGDIKSPPMLSNNNSKTNSKPTIEETAADDDGIPGKFTEPGCVVAMRNVPFKADLKDILRFFSDYKLSPDDILRRFNDEGKPTGDARVAFETPAQARSAYESRRRKQIFNRTIYLDVL; encoded by the exons ATGAGTGTCATAATTCGTTTGCAAAATTTGCCGTGGACGGCAAATGCTCGAGATATACGTAATTTCTTCACGGGCCTGGCGATACCGGAGGGTGGTGTGCACATAATTGGCGGCGAAATGGGCGACGCTTTCATCGCTTTCAG CACCGACGAGGACGCACGTGTCGCCATGTTGAAGGATCGTGAGAAGCTAATGGAGGTACAGGTGCGCTTGTTGCTCTCCTCACGCGCCGAAATGCAAAAGGTCATCGAGACGGCGCGCCATGTAAGCGTGCCAAAGCCTGTAGCTGTTCCAGCGCCTGCGCAAGTGCCACTGCCTGTGCCCATGCCATCAGTAGTGATGCCATCTGCGCCGCAAGCGCCCATTATAAGCGGTCTAAATAGTTTTCTTGgtgcgcagctgcagccgccgcaggCAATGCCAATATCTTTGCCAGGTGCAACAGCTGTACCTTCCTTTTTGGCCTATCAGCAACAGGCGGGCATCTCGCTTAGCGATGCAGCTCACAAGTCTCATGACAGACGCTCGCCCAAAGCTCGCCAACGTCATAGTCGCAGTCGTAGtcgcagcagtagcagcagcagcgatgacAGCGATCGTGAGCGCAGTCGTGGTCGCAAGCGTCGCCCTGACCTACGTGTCGACAGCAGTGAGCGTGACTCCAAGTTGGTCGCCAAGGCAGCAGCTAATATTATGCCTTGGGCGAATTCAGCTGCAATTAATCTGCCTGGCTTGGCGGCCGTGTTGCCGTCCGTGCTGCCGCCCGTGCTGCAGAGCTACAGCacgaccaacaacaacaacactagcACCACCAACAACTATAATCTGAATgtctcagctgcagcagcaccacagcCTATTATCCCAGCTCTCAGCTCGccaactgttgcagctgctggcgctacTAGCCAAGAGCCTATAGCCTTTGCCAGCGTTAATCCCTATGCGCAAATGTATCCGCAGCtcttccagcagcagcagcacttgctgttgcagcaacaggtgCCCAAAACAGCTGCCAACAGCTCGCCCATTAGTTCGGGCAACAATAATGCCCCACTGGGCAGTTCTGCGGGCTCTATACCTGTGGCAGAGACTTGCTACATCAAGATTACCGGCATGTGCCCCAGCACTTCGTATAGCGATCTGCGTAAATACTTTGCCGGTCTTTATATACCACACAATGGCATCAAGATCATGAGTGGGTCCAATGGCTCGCGCTCCGGTGTGGCCTATGTTGAGTTCTCACGCGTGGCCAGCGCACAAAAAGCTGTGGCGCGTAATAACACCATGATCCGTGATCGTCTGGTGCAGATTGAGCCCGTGGATGACGAGGAGTTCGAGCGGGCCGAAGAGCGTTCCCAGcgcggcggcaacagcagcagcaatagcaatcaCAATGCTGCTCGCATGGAAGAACCAGAATTGGTTGCCTCACATGCAATGCATACGAATGTGCTCTATGTGGAGGATCTGCCGCAGCTGACTACCGAGCAGGATATTATGAAAATGTTCTCCGCCAGCTACACCGTCTTGGACATACTGCTGTCGCCCAGTCCGAACAATCGTCGCgaatttgttgcctttgtgcTGTTCGCACGCGATACTGAGGCGCGTGCTGCATTGGAGGATGCTGGTAAGCACTACATTGGCTTTCGTAAGCTGCGCGTGCGCGCCAGCAGCCAGGGTGAGATGCTGAGTGCCAAGGAGAAGCAGCGTCGTGCCAgcgagcagctgcaaaaggaggagcaactgcagcgcgAGGATGCCGagcgcgagcagcagcaacaacaacagaaacagctgctgcagcaacaaatagctcaacagttgcaacaacaattgcagcagcagcagctgctcaagcaACAGGAGTTACTAGCTTTAGCTCAAGAATTAGATCCGCGACgtcaaatgcaacagcagcagcaacagcagcaacaacaacaacagcagcaacaacaacaacagcagcaacaacaacaacagcatcagctTGCCAATAAtggcaacaacatcaacaatgTGTATCCCTTTGGCATACCGCCTGTCCACAACGGCAACATGCCCTTCGCctttcagcaacagcagctcaacaatgtcaacaacaatagtcccagcaataacaacaacaacatgcccTTCGATATGCCTCCACGCCGCCAGGAGAATGTCTTTGTGCGCGTGCACAATCTCGAATATGCCACACGCATCAATGATCTTGGCGAGCTTTTCACGTCAGAAAATCTGCGCATTGAGCACATCGAGATGCTGTACAATGAGCGCAATCAGAGCGCCGGTGAGTTTATTGTGGAGTTTAGTGATCCCATGGATGTGCAGCTGGCCATACGTGAGTTTCATAATCGTCGCTTTCGTGGACGTGGACTGCGCATACAGTCCGTAACGCCCCAGGAGATAGCCGATCGCATGAATAAGCCTTTCATGGACTATATACCAGGTGGCAATGGACGCCGCTCAGAAGATAAGCCAGCGCCAgccatgcaacagcaacaacaaccgaTGCCGCCGCAGCCAACACAGCAGGCGTCGCGTCGTCGTGGCCCCAGTCGCTTTGATAGCTCCAGCAACCAAACAAAACAGCCGGCGCCGTCGATTGATAGCGATGATAGCAGCAGTTCCAAGCAGCACTTTAATCCCTTTGCGCGTCCTGCAGGCGACATCAAAAGCCCGCCCATGCTCagtaataataacagcaagaCCAATAGTAAGCCAACTATTGAGgaaactgctgctgatgatgatggcatACCCGGCAAGTTCACAGAGCCCGGCTGTGTAGTGGCCATGCGCAATGTGCCCTTCAAGGCGGACCTCAAGGATATATTGCGCTTCTTTAGCGACTATAAGCTCAGTCCCGATGACATTTTGCGCCGTTTCAATGACGAGGGTAAGCCCACGGGCGATGCACGCGTTGCCTTTGAAACTCCAGCACAGGCACGTTCTGCTTATGAATCTCGACGACGCAAGCAAATCTTCAATAGAACCATCTATCTGGACGTGCTTTAA